A genomic window from Nicotiana sylvestris chromosome 11, ASM39365v2, whole genome shotgun sequence includes:
- the LOC104217364 gene encoding norbelladine synthase-like yields MKGTISDEIEVNVPANVAWELYGTLHLSRFIVQELPTLLDKVDVIEGDGSTGTVLKITFPQGTPGIPYFKERLNIVDDEKRYKQSEVIEGGYVDLGYIFYGIRFEVIEKDEKSCITKFTVSYEVEDVNLANHAFTMVEPLQTVIKSAKTYLITNSNN; encoded by the exons ATGAAGGGGACGATTTCCGACGAAATAGAGGTGAATGTGCCTGCAAATGTAGCATGGGAACTCTATGGCACGTTACATCTATCTAGGTTTATTGTGCAAGAGTTGCCTACTCTTCTTGACAAAGTTGATGTAATTGAAGGTGATGGTAGTACTGGAACTGTACTCAAAATCACTTTTCCTCAAG GTACACCAGGAATACCCTATTTCAAGGAGAGACTCAATATAGTGGATGATGAGAAAAGATACAAGCAGTCTGAGGTGATTGAAGGTGGATATGTTGATCTTGGCTATATCTTTTATGGAATTCGGTTTGAGGTGATTGAGAAAGATGAAAAGTCATGTATTACAAAATTTACAGTGAGTTATGAAGTGGAAGATGTGAACCTTGCAAACCATGCATTTACCATGGTTGAGCCACTGCAGACTGTCATTAAATCTGCCAAGACTTATTTAATTACCAACTCAAATAATTGA